One window of Daphnia carinata strain CSIRO-1 chromosome 7, CSIRO_AGI_Dcar_HiC_V3, whole genome shotgun sequence genomic DNA carries:
- the LOC130688185 gene encoding uncharacterized protein LOC130688185 isoform X4, giving the protein MEDDHFLAVILSNLFRKESNGDAIEFFLRRRRLSPNQNNGELDNKLKKLKQQIENCGGCFGEEPRGCHSIELVFPEQIDNIDEVDSDIFKAEYIDECIKCGELLDLEDFRLGKSPYSSININRIMKGHESWDSVSRTSPAKGRKLPDFGPLLQRSPESQKNCVPVKKSRRVEYSIEEDLAILKFLLANNLHDKVRGNTIWKIVHRNFPNHSYHSLHNRFRRFILPNLSKYKGLTNSERKLFSHNVSSDSSTFLPKKTIQTDNRSSINNKTLTTESAITVVDQETVLAPICVLEEVSERNPKKAIKSNADSGLKKEVSSNKLGKTLLLRGFDDSDIEESMTLTPNTLEVVLSNLFRKESNGDAIEFYMQRNRFCHLENSVELEEKYGKLKEQIEKCGGFLGETPTSCHAIELVFPEVVDDTTEIESDVFKAEYVEACLKCGDLRNLEDFRLGTSPYDGSININSIMKGHDSWDSVIRKDLRKGRKLPNLESSSESIKSICSGKKRRRNEYSVEEDLAILKFLMLKNLHDKVEGNSIWKIVHNEFPLHSSQSLRNRFRRHILPNLHSYKDLTNTERNLFSRGSSSDDSCTSLSGKTQKSDTSATSHKENQNDVVAVRNISCSEKNPNDLVSTPADFAFPKTVVHESGLSSNVMENCNSVTSAVSLTNGRKTKEKEVGEFTVETDKCVLEYIIRHKRYTEVSEMKLWKDIQKSIFKQRDWKAIKQRFHDVIVKDLESEEYSLDENVIQKFRAKNLSSSSEQNNSSDEDDSSPPSHPKARKAAPRPYTFKEDKLIIDYIVKSERFEEIRGKRLWVDIQDKVLHGYNRTWESAKNRFLRTLFKNLTLYRLNPEIISKFECGAVAERHLGGVNDRRSSRHISTKIKNSRKTEDSDEDVLPKHPALGTEKIATPSKKSKRHLFRQPIIPIPVIFSPQPGPSLPKKKGGSTRVNTPAELEPPAAAPEAAEQLSKSPEVLHTVTTLPMGGLTKTAGATSTESTVSATSFKSQTLPKKLQPAPSLRCSVVLKKLRQTELEKYGCKAVSQQKMFNYSTSAGPSVHPPPTTPPPVSPLKASRFTVEISSDLLAARLSAAGSSVLAVAQANQESGWLPLSSLSGEPIQHSEPLKSSHDTSACTTSHELLDKFQLCSSVTIVSSNVESCSVDDEEHVEAEVPDQDGLSSDGYRTPEG; this is encoded by the exons ATGGAAGATGACCATTTCCTCGCAGTGATACTTAGCAACCTATTCCGGAAGGAATCTAACGGTGATGCAATCGAATTCTTTCTTCGGCGGAGAAGGTTAAGTCCCAATCAAAACAACGGAGAATTGGACAACAAGCTAAAAAAGTTAAAACAACAGATTGAG AATTGTGGAGGATGTTTTGGGGAAGAGCCTAGAGGTTGTCACTCAATAGAACTTGTTTTTCCTGAACAAATTGACAACATTGATGAAGTTGATTCAGACATATTCAAAGCTGAATACATAGATGAATGCATCAAGTGTGGTGAGCTCCTTGATCTGGAAGATTTCAG GCTTGGCAAATCTCCATATAGTTCCATAAACATAAACAGGATTATGAAAGGTCATGAATCTTGGGATTCTGTGTCAAGAACTAG TCCTGCAAAAGGTAGAAAATTACCAGACTTTGGGCCCCTGTTACAAAGATCACCTGAATCACAGAAAAACTGTGTTCCTGTTAAAAA AAGTCGCCGTGTAGAATATTCTATTGAAGAAGATTTGgctattttaaaatttttgctgGCAAACAACTTGCATGATAAAGTACGAGGAAACACTATATGGAAAATAGTTCACAGA AACTTTCCAAACCACAGCTATCATTCTTTGCATAACCGATTCCGACGTTTTATTCTCCCCAACCTCAGCAAATACAAGGGCCTGACGAATAGTGAACGTAAACTATTCAGCCACAATGTCTCCTCTGATAGTTCTacatttttgccaaaaaaaaccATTCAG ACCGACAATCGGAGTTCCATAAATAACAAGACGTTGACGACTGAAAGTGCAATAACAGTAGTTGATCAAGAAACGGTTCTTGCCCCTATTTGTGTGCTGGAAGAAGTTTCTGAAAGGAATCCAAAAAAGGCGATAAAAAGTAACGCAGATAGCGGCTTAAAAAAGGAAGTGTCATCGAATAaa CTGGGAAAAACCTTACTCCTTCGTGGGTTCGATGATTCCGATATAGAAGAAAGCATGACTTTGACCCCCAATACCCTGGAAGTGGTACTTAGCAATTTGTTTCGGAAGGAGTCAAATGGTGACGCAATTGAGTTTTACATGCAACGTAATCGCTTTTGTCATTTGGAAAACAGCGTTGAACTGGAAGAGAAGTACGGAAAGTTAAAAGAACAAATCGAG AAATGTGGAGGATTTCTTGGAGAAACACCTACAAGTTGCCATGCCATAGAACTAGTGTTTCCTGAAGTGGTTGATGACACCACAGAAATTGAATCAGACGTATTTAAAGCGGAATATGTGGAAGCGTGTCTTAAGTGTGGCGATCTTCGTAATTTAGAAGacttccg ACTGGGCACATCACCCTATGATGGCTCGATCAACATCAACAGTATAATGAAAGGACATGATTCGTGGGATTCTGTAATAAGAAAGGATCTTCGAAAAGGCAGAAAGTTGCCAAATTTGGAATCTTCTTCTGAATCAATTAAGAGCATCTGTTCAGGCAAAAA gaGACGACGTAACGAATATTCGGTAGAAGAAGATTTAGCTATTTTAAAATTCCTGATGTTAAAAAATTTGCACGATAAAGTAGAAGGGAACAGTATTTGGAAAATAGTTCATAAT GAGTTTCCGTTGCACTCTTCTCAGTCtttacgaaatcgatttcGACGGCATATTCTTCCCAACCTCCATAGTTACAAAGATTTGACGAATACTGAGCGCAACCTTTTCAGTCGTGGTTCATCCAGTGATGACTCTTGCACTTCTCTATCGGGGAAAACGCAGAAG TCAGATACATCCGCTActtcacacaaagaaaatcaaaatgacgTCGTGGCGGTAAGGAATATTTCGTGTTCAGAAAAGAATCCAAACGATCTT GTGTCGACTCCTGCAGATTTTGCATTCCCAAAGACTGTAGTACACGAAAGCGGTCTTTCTTCCAACGTCATGGAAAATTGTAATTCTGTCACATCAGCCGTGTCTTTAACAAatgggagaaaaacaaaagaaaaggaagttgG GGAATTCACTGTTGAAACAGACAAATGCGTTCTTGAATACATCATCAGGCACAAGCGATATACGGAAGTGTCGGAAATGAAGCTgtggaaggacatacaaaaaaGCATTTTCAAAC AACGAGACTGGAAAGCTATTAAACAAAGGTTTCATGATGTTATTGTTAAAGATCTTGAATCTGAAGAGTATTCCCTCGACGAAAATGTTATTCAGAAATTTCGTGCGAAAAATTTGTCCTCGTCAAGTGAACAGAATAACAGTTCCGACGAAGATGATTCGTCTCCACCATCTCATCCGAAAGCACGAAAAGCTGC gccaAGACCATACACGTTTAAAGAAGATAAGCTCATTATTGACTACATCGTCAAATCTGAAAGATTTGAAGAAATACGGGGAAAACGTCTCTGGGTAGACATTCAGGATAAGGTTTTGCATG GATACAATCGTACGTGGGAGTCTGCTAAGAACCGTTTTCTTcgaactttatttaaaaatcttaCGCTGTACCGGCTTAATCCAGAGATTATTTCCAAATTTGAATGTGGAGCTGTTGCTGAAA GACATTTAGGTGGAGTCAACGATAGAAGAAGTTCCAGACATATCTCCACCAAAATTA AAAACAGTAGGAAAACCGAAGACTCGGACGAAGACGTGCTTCCTAAGCATCCAGCCTTAGGGACGGAAAAAATAGCAACGCCG TCCAAGAAGTCCAAACGGCACCTGTTTCGACAGCCTATCATTCCAATACCGGTCATTTTTTCTCCCCAACCGGGCCCTTCTCTACCTAAGAAAAAA GGTGGCTCGACGAGAGTGAATACTCCTGCAGAACTGGAACCGCCAGCAGCTGCGCCAGAAGCTGCTGAACAGTTGTCGAAGTCGCCGGAAGTTTTACACACCGTAACCACATTACCGATGGGAGGACTGACGAAAACTGCTGGTGCCACATCGACTGAATCTACTGTAAGCGCTACGTCGTTCAAAAGCCAGACTTTACCGAAAAAGTTGCAACCAGCGCCTTCTTTAAGATGTTCAGTTGTCTTAAAAAAACTGAGACAGACCGAACTAGAGAAGTATGGTTGTAAAGCCGTCTCacaacagaaaatgtttaactACTCTACTAGCGCTGGCCCCTCCGTTCATCCCCCTCCTACTACGCCTCCACCTGTAAGCCCCTTGAAAGCTTCACGTTTTACAGTCGAGATATCCTCGGACCTATTAGCGGCCAGATTATCGGCTGCTGGATCCTCTGTGTTGGCAGTGGCACAAGCTAACCAAGAATCAGGTTGGCTGCCATTGTCCTCATTATCTGGAGAACCCATTCAACATAGCGAACCGTTGAAGAGTTCTCATGATACCTCGGCTTGCACCACCTCTCACGAACTTTTGGACAAATTTCAACTGTGTTCGTCCGTGACAATAGTATCGTCGAACGTTGAAAGTTGTTCGGTGGACGATGAAGAGCATGTTGAAGCAGAAGTTCCTGATCAA GATGGCCTGTCGAGTGATGGCTACCGTACGCCAGAAGGTTAA
- the LOC130688185 gene encoding uncharacterized protein LOC130688185 isoform X1, with translation MEDDHFLAVILSNLFRKESNGDAIEFFLRRRRLSPNQNNGELDNKLKKLKQQIENCGGCFGEEPRGCHSIELVFPEQIDNIDEVDSDIFKAEYIDECIKCGELLDLEDFRLGKSPYSSININRIMKGHESWDSVSRTSPAKGRKLPDFGPLLQRSPESQKNCVPVKKSRRVEYSIEEDLAILKFLLANNLHDKVRGNTIWKIVHRNFPNHSYHSLHNRFRRFILPNLSKYKGLTNSERKLFSHNVSSDSSTFLPKKTIQTDNRSSINNKTLTTESAITVVDQETVLAPICVLEEVSERNPKKAIKSNADSGLKKEVSSNKLGKTLLLRGFDDSDIEESMTLTPNTLEVVLSNLFRKESNGDAIEFYMQRNRFCHLENSVELEEKYGKLKEQIEKCGGFLGETPTSCHAIELVFPEVVDDTTEIESDVFKAEYVEACLKCGDLRNLEDFRLGTSPYDGSININSIMKGHDSWDSVIRKDLRKGRKLPNLESSSESIKSICSGKKRRRNEYSVEEDLAILKFLMLKNLHDKVEGNSIWKIVHNEFPLHSSQSLRNRFRRHILPNLHSYKDLTNTERNLFSRGSSSDDSCTSLSGKTQKSDTSATSHKENQNDVVAVRNISCSEKNPNDLVSTPADFAFPKTVVHESGLSSNVMENCNSVTSAVSLTNGRKTKEKEVGEFTVETDKCVLEYIIRHKRYTEVSEMKLWKDIQKSIFKQRDWKAIKQRFHDVIVKDLESEEYSLDENVIQKFRAKNLSSSSEQNNSSDEDDSSPPSHPKARKAAPRPYTFKEDKLIIDYIVKSERFEEIRGKRLWVDIQDKVLHGYNRTWESAKNRFLRTLFKNLTLYRLNPEIISKFECGAVAERHLGGVNDRRSSRHISTKIKNSRKTEDSDEDVLPKHPALGTEKIATPSKKSKRHLFRQPIIPIPVIFSPQPGPSLPKKKGGSTRVNTPAELEPPAAAPEAAEQLSKSPEVLHTVTTLPMGGLTKTAGATSTESTVSATSFKSQTLPKKLQPAPSLRCSVVLKKLRQTELEKYGCKAVSQQKMFNYSTSAGPSVHPPPTTPPPVSPLKASRFTVEISSDLLAARLSAAGSSVLAVAQANQESGWLPLSSLSGEPIQHSEPLKSSHDTSACTTSHELLDKFQLCSSVTIVSSNVESCSVDDEEHVEAEVPDQVSFSALLKVSNPTQTRVSTHSYLELTKDGLSSDGYRTPEG, from the exons ATGGAAGATGACCATTTCCTCGCAGTGATACTTAGCAACCTATTCCGGAAGGAATCTAACGGTGATGCAATCGAATTCTTTCTTCGGCGGAGAAGGTTAAGTCCCAATCAAAACAACGGAGAATTGGACAACAAGCTAAAAAAGTTAAAACAACAGATTGAG AATTGTGGAGGATGTTTTGGGGAAGAGCCTAGAGGTTGTCACTCAATAGAACTTGTTTTTCCTGAACAAATTGACAACATTGATGAAGTTGATTCAGACATATTCAAAGCTGAATACATAGATGAATGCATCAAGTGTGGTGAGCTCCTTGATCTGGAAGATTTCAG GCTTGGCAAATCTCCATATAGTTCCATAAACATAAACAGGATTATGAAAGGTCATGAATCTTGGGATTCTGTGTCAAGAACTAG TCCTGCAAAAGGTAGAAAATTACCAGACTTTGGGCCCCTGTTACAAAGATCACCTGAATCACAGAAAAACTGTGTTCCTGTTAAAAA AAGTCGCCGTGTAGAATATTCTATTGAAGAAGATTTGgctattttaaaatttttgctgGCAAACAACTTGCATGATAAAGTACGAGGAAACACTATATGGAAAATAGTTCACAGA AACTTTCCAAACCACAGCTATCATTCTTTGCATAACCGATTCCGACGTTTTATTCTCCCCAACCTCAGCAAATACAAGGGCCTGACGAATAGTGAACGTAAACTATTCAGCCACAATGTCTCCTCTGATAGTTCTacatttttgccaaaaaaaaccATTCAG ACCGACAATCGGAGTTCCATAAATAACAAGACGTTGACGACTGAAAGTGCAATAACAGTAGTTGATCAAGAAACGGTTCTTGCCCCTATTTGTGTGCTGGAAGAAGTTTCTGAAAGGAATCCAAAAAAGGCGATAAAAAGTAACGCAGATAGCGGCTTAAAAAAGGAAGTGTCATCGAATAaa CTGGGAAAAACCTTACTCCTTCGTGGGTTCGATGATTCCGATATAGAAGAAAGCATGACTTTGACCCCCAATACCCTGGAAGTGGTACTTAGCAATTTGTTTCGGAAGGAGTCAAATGGTGACGCAATTGAGTTTTACATGCAACGTAATCGCTTTTGTCATTTGGAAAACAGCGTTGAACTGGAAGAGAAGTACGGAAAGTTAAAAGAACAAATCGAG AAATGTGGAGGATTTCTTGGAGAAACACCTACAAGTTGCCATGCCATAGAACTAGTGTTTCCTGAAGTGGTTGATGACACCACAGAAATTGAATCAGACGTATTTAAAGCGGAATATGTGGAAGCGTGTCTTAAGTGTGGCGATCTTCGTAATTTAGAAGacttccg ACTGGGCACATCACCCTATGATGGCTCGATCAACATCAACAGTATAATGAAAGGACATGATTCGTGGGATTCTGTAATAAGAAAGGATCTTCGAAAAGGCAGAAAGTTGCCAAATTTGGAATCTTCTTCTGAATCAATTAAGAGCATCTGTTCAGGCAAAAA gaGACGACGTAACGAATATTCGGTAGAAGAAGATTTAGCTATTTTAAAATTCCTGATGTTAAAAAATTTGCACGATAAAGTAGAAGGGAACAGTATTTGGAAAATAGTTCATAAT GAGTTTCCGTTGCACTCTTCTCAGTCtttacgaaatcgatttcGACGGCATATTCTTCCCAACCTCCATAGTTACAAAGATTTGACGAATACTGAGCGCAACCTTTTCAGTCGTGGTTCATCCAGTGATGACTCTTGCACTTCTCTATCGGGGAAAACGCAGAAG TCAGATACATCCGCTActtcacacaaagaaaatcaaaatgacgTCGTGGCGGTAAGGAATATTTCGTGTTCAGAAAAGAATCCAAACGATCTT GTGTCGACTCCTGCAGATTTTGCATTCCCAAAGACTGTAGTACACGAAAGCGGTCTTTCTTCCAACGTCATGGAAAATTGTAATTCTGTCACATCAGCCGTGTCTTTAACAAatgggagaaaaacaaaagaaaaggaagttgG GGAATTCACTGTTGAAACAGACAAATGCGTTCTTGAATACATCATCAGGCACAAGCGATATACGGAAGTGTCGGAAATGAAGCTgtggaaggacatacaaaaaaGCATTTTCAAAC AACGAGACTGGAAAGCTATTAAACAAAGGTTTCATGATGTTATTGTTAAAGATCTTGAATCTGAAGAGTATTCCCTCGACGAAAATGTTATTCAGAAATTTCGTGCGAAAAATTTGTCCTCGTCAAGTGAACAGAATAACAGTTCCGACGAAGATGATTCGTCTCCACCATCTCATCCGAAAGCACGAAAAGCTGC gccaAGACCATACACGTTTAAAGAAGATAAGCTCATTATTGACTACATCGTCAAATCTGAAAGATTTGAAGAAATACGGGGAAAACGTCTCTGGGTAGACATTCAGGATAAGGTTTTGCATG GATACAATCGTACGTGGGAGTCTGCTAAGAACCGTTTTCTTcgaactttatttaaaaatcttaCGCTGTACCGGCTTAATCCAGAGATTATTTCCAAATTTGAATGTGGAGCTGTTGCTGAAA GACATTTAGGTGGAGTCAACGATAGAAGAAGTTCCAGACATATCTCCACCAAAATTA AAAACAGTAGGAAAACCGAAGACTCGGACGAAGACGTGCTTCCTAAGCATCCAGCCTTAGGGACGGAAAAAATAGCAACGCCG TCCAAGAAGTCCAAACGGCACCTGTTTCGACAGCCTATCATTCCAATACCGGTCATTTTTTCTCCCCAACCGGGCCCTTCTCTACCTAAGAAAAAA GGTGGCTCGACGAGAGTGAATACTCCTGCAGAACTGGAACCGCCAGCAGCTGCGCCAGAAGCTGCTGAACAGTTGTCGAAGTCGCCGGAAGTTTTACACACCGTAACCACATTACCGATGGGAGGACTGACGAAAACTGCTGGTGCCACATCGACTGAATCTACTGTAAGCGCTACGTCGTTCAAAAGCCAGACTTTACCGAAAAAGTTGCAACCAGCGCCTTCTTTAAGATGTTCAGTTGTCTTAAAAAAACTGAGACAGACCGAACTAGAGAAGTATGGTTGTAAAGCCGTCTCacaacagaaaatgtttaactACTCTACTAGCGCTGGCCCCTCCGTTCATCCCCCTCCTACTACGCCTCCACCTGTAAGCCCCTTGAAAGCTTCACGTTTTACAGTCGAGATATCCTCGGACCTATTAGCGGCCAGATTATCGGCTGCTGGATCCTCTGTGTTGGCAGTGGCACAAGCTAACCAAGAATCAGGTTGGCTGCCATTGTCCTCATTATCTGGAGAACCCATTCAACATAGCGAACCGTTGAAGAGTTCTCATGATACCTCGGCTTGCACCACCTCTCACGAACTTTTGGACAAATTTCAACTGTGTTCGTCCGTGACAATAGTATCGTCGAACGTTGAAAGTTGTTCGGTGGACGATGAAGAGCATGTTGAAGCAGAAGTTCCTGATCAAGTGAGTTTTTCTGCATTATTAAAAGTAAGCAATCCAACACAAACAAGAGTTTCTACTCATAGTTATTTGGAATTAACGAAGGATGGCCTGTCGAGTGATGGCTACCGTACGCCAGAAGGTTAA